A window of uncultured Litoreibacter sp. contains these coding sequences:
- a CDS encoding S41 family peptidase yields MKKFMLAALLGTAAGVLVTTQVTGPLLAQESVKKSNVYEQLDLFGDIFERIRAQYVEEVEESELIEAAINGMLTSLDPHSSYLAPEDFEDMRTQTSGEFGGLGIEVTQEEGYVKVVTPMDDTPADKAGMESGDFITGVDGKSILGFTLEEAVDLMRGPVGSEIILTVVREGVDEPFDVSIIRDTIKLTAVRARTEGDSVVLRVSTFNRQTYPNLEAGLKKQVEELGGEENVNGIVLDLRNNPGGLLNQAIAVSDAFLNQGEIVSTRGRNPRDSERYNAQDGDLTNGKPIVVLINGGSASASEIVAGALQDHGRAVVIGEKSFGKGSVQTVVPVRGDGAMRLTTSRYYTPSGRSIQALGVAPDIIVKQPPRKPVDETADEEESNRPSRSEADLRGSLQNDDVSEADRAIIEAEQEKAEKAAELREEDYQLAYALDILKGLSAINAAAK; encoded by the coding sequence ATGAAAAAGTTTATGTTGGCCGCACTGCTGGGCACCGCCGCTGGCGTTTTGGTAACGACGCAGGTCACCGGGCCATTGCTGGCGCAAGAGTCGGTCAAGAAATCCAACGTCTATGAGCAGCTCGACCTGTTCGGCGACATTTTCGAACGCATCCGCGCGCAATATGTCGAGGAGGTCGAAGAATCCGAGCTGATCGAAGCCGCTATCAACGGCATGCTCACCTCGCTCGATCCGCACTCCTCCTACCTCGCCCCCGAGGATTTCGAGGACATGCGCACACAAACCTCCGGCGAATTCGGCGGCCTCGGCATCGAGGTGACGCAGGAAGAGGGCTACGTCAAAGTGGTCACCCCAATGGATGACACCCCCGCCGACAAGGCCGGCATGGAATCGGGCGACTTCATCACCGGTGTCGACGGCAAGTCGATCCTCGGCTTCACCCTAGAGGAGGCCGTTGATCTGATGCGCGGCCCGGTGGGCTCCGAAATCATTCTGACCGTCGTGCGCGAAGGCGTCGACGAGCCATTCGACGTCTCCATCATCCGCGACACGATCAAGCTGACCGCCGTGCGCGCCCGCACCGAAGGCGACAGCGTGGTGCTGCGCGTCTCCACCTTCAACCGTCAGACCTACCCCAACCTCGAAGCCGGGCTGAAAAAGCAGGTCGAGGAACTGGGTGGTGAAGAGAACGTAAACGGCATCGTGCTGGATCTGCGCAACAACCCCGGCGGCCTGCTGAACCAAGCGATTGCCGTATCTGACGCGTTCCTGAACCAGGGTGAAATCGTCTCTACTCGTGGCCGCAACCCGCGCGACAGCGAACGCTACAATGCGCAAGATGGCGACTTGACCAATGGCAAACCCATCGTGGTGCTGATCAACGGCGGCTCCGCCTCCGCGTCAGAAATCGTCGCGGGCGCCCTGCAAGACCATGGCCGCGCTGTTGTCATCGGCGAAAAGAGCTTCGGCAAAGGGTCCGTGCAAACCGTGGTCCCCGTGCGCGGCGACGGCGCGATGCGCCTGACCACGTCGCGCTACTATACGCCATCTGGTCGTTCCATTCAGGCGCTGGGTGTGGCCCCTGACATCATCGTCAAACAGCCCCCGCGCAAACCCGTGGATGAAACGGCTGACGAAGAAGAGAGCAACCGCCCAAGCCGGTCGGAGGCCGACCTGAGAGGCTCACTTCAAAACGACGACGTGTCTGAAGCAGACCGCGCCATCATCGAAGCCGAACAAGAGAAGGCCGAAAAGGCCGCCGAGCTGCGCGAGGAAGATTACCAACTCGCCTATGCGCTCGACATTCTCAAAGGCCTGTCCGCAATCAACGCAGCGGCAAAGTGA
- a CDS encoding RNA pyrophosphohydrolase, with amino-acid sequence MSPEDIAKLPYRPCVGLMVVNGKGKVFAAQRLDFPTPAWQMPQGGVDKGEDARDAALRELEEETGLTPDKVTVIAETPEWLPYDLPHDLVPKLWKGKYRGQEQKYFLLRFHGEDSDINIETEIPEFSRWQWMDMDALLDNIVPFKRDSYAKVIAQFKPLVGA; translated from the coding sequence GTGAGCCCTGAGGACATCGCGAAACTGCCCTACCGCCCCTGCGTCGGCCTGATGGTCGTCAACGGGAAGGGTAAGGTGTTCGCCGCCCAGCGCCTCGACTTCCCGACACCTGCCTGGCAAATGCCGCAAGGTGGGGTCGACAAGGGCGAGGATGCGCGCGACGCCGCCCTGCGGGAGCTGGAAGAAGAAACCGGGCTGACCCCCGACAAGGTCACCGTTATTGCCGAAACGCCCGAGTGGCTGCCCTACGATCTGCCCCATGATCTGGTGCCCAAACTCTGGAAGGGCAAGTACCGCGGGCAGGAGCAGAAATATTTCCTGCTCCGCTTCCATGGCGAAGACAGTGACATCAATATCGAGACCGAAATCCCCGAATTCTCCCGCTGGCAGTGGATGGACATGGACGCGCTCTTGGACAACATCGTGCCCTTCAAGCGCGACAGCTACGCCAAGGTCATTGCGCAGTTCAAGCCGCTGGTTGGCGCGTAG
- a CDS encoding DUF3857 domain-containing protein, producing MKFLKFFMAFLAMAGLCGPALSQNVSDHATSGPPAAWVIVNEVPSAPFDLADETNVQYLLVDQQRRVSSTSSAYYRHYADRLPSARAVENNSTITINLDPAYQSVVLHRVQIRRDGEVIDLLDLSAFDIYREETDREKLIYNGRLQMAFVVPGVRVGDVLEYAYTVNGRNPAIGPHFFGGFRHQYGVPVQKLYQRYSHPEGTDVSVKTYHSPVPPVTSSVDGYAIHTWDLNNVEGKETDSNLPEGYERYSLTEYSSFADWAEVGAYFHPFYDAGQFQTDKVLAVAAEIRASTADRSEQLRAALDYVQQEVRYLGIELGPGGYIPRDPDLVLDRRFGDCKDMVVLLTAILKALNIEAYPLLVDFDYREQVAEQIPSYAAFDHVVALAKLNGKSYFLDPTRGPQLGDLQNLQQADFGRGVVIAADGPGMIKAIAPTTGWQKDIVDKYDLTDPEVATFTTTNVFRTEAADRMLSRRDRNGLREIDDGYFKFYQRSYPSIERDGPLALEVDQDAGTVTVTASYRIPDYWQLDEDSGEETFDFTADEIGSATPTIERSERSGPYALAYPTAIRQKLVLITEDDFGYGKTSDLQTVPGLAFRNSLFLNGGRYEHEFTYRVTRSQIAAVDVPQHMQLVETVDEEIWRSYTRPAAAIWGTTAEEAPLFLFALAILGSLLVATLHRNKDADDRKHQLLYPVGTFKFVVLSLVSLGLYQAYWVYKNWVWIRDVKGERIWPFWRAVFMNFTNFSLFPRIVKEAPAASFPLPVLAPIYAIIYMIFSVADYSADTPGIGTEFTSWFGFAAILIFVPMSREVLRKNAANGKYVTRNSAFGWPAIALLVMCLPMFVTQVVALASFLP from the coding sequence TTGAAATTTCTTAAGTTTTTCATGGCATTTCTCGCCATGGCGGGCCTTTGCGGCCCGGCGCTTTCACAAAACGTATCAGACCACGCCACCAGCGGGCCGCCTGCCGCTTGGGTGATCGTCAATGAAGTCCCCAGCGCGCCTTTCGACCTGGCTGACGAGACCAATGTGCAATACCTGCTGGTGGATCAGCAACGGCGGGTGTCGTCGACCAGCAGCGCGTATTACCGCCATTACGCCGACAGGTTGCCGAGCGCGCGTGCTGTCGAGAACAACTCTACCATCACCATCAACCTGGACCCGGCCTATCAAAGCGTGGTGCTGCACCGTGTTCAAATTCGCCGAGACGGCGAGGTCATCGACCTGCTGGACCTGTCGGCGTTTGACATTTATCGCGAAGAAACGGACCGCGAAAAGCTGATCTATAACGGACGTTTGCAGATGGCCTTTGTGGTGCCGGGTGTTCGGGTGGGTGACGTGCTGGAATACGCGTATACCGTGAACGGCCGGAACCCGGCGATAGGTCCGCACTTCTTTGGCGGCTTCCGGCACCAATATGGTGTGCCGGTGCAAAAGCTGTACCAACGTTATTCGCACCCGGAAGGCACCGACGTGTCTGTGAAGACCTATCACAGCCCGGTTCCGCCGGTGACGTCCAGCGTTGACGGATATGCAATCCACACATGGGATCTGAACAACGTTGAAGGCAAAGAAACAGACTCTAATCTGCCTGAAGGCTACGAGCGATATTCCCTGACCGAGTATTCCAGCTTCGCTGACTGGGCTGAGGTGGGCGCTTACTTCCACCCGTTCTACGATGCGGGCCAGTTCCAGACCGACAAGGTGTTGGCGGTGGCGGCGGAGATCAGGGCGTCCACCGCCGACCGATCCGAACAGCTGCGCGCGGCGTTGGATTATGTCCAACAAGAGGTGCGCTATCTGGGGATCGAACTGGGGCCGGGCGGCTATATTCCACGCGATCCCGATCTGGTGCTGGACCGTCGCTTTGGCGACTGCAAGGACATGGTGGTGCTGCTGACGGCCATTTTGAAGGCCCTGAATATTGAGGCTTACCCGCTATTGGTGGATTTCGATTACCGCGAGCAGGTTGCTGAGCAAATCCCCTCCTATGCGGCGTTTGACCATGTGGTGGCGTTGGCGAAGCTGAATGGCAAATCCTATTTCCTTGACCCGACGCGTGGCCCGCAATTGGGCGACCTGCAGAACCTGCAACAGGCCGATTTTGGCAGAGGTGTGGTGATTGCGGCTGACGGGCCAGGAATGATCAAGGCGATCGCGCCAACGACAGGTTGGCAGAAGGACATCGTCGACAAATACGATTTGACCGACCCGGAGGTCGCGACTTTCACCACCACGAATGTCTTCCGCACGGAAGCTGCCGACCGCATGTTGTCGCGGCGCGACCGCAACGGGTTGCGGGAAATAGATGACGGGTATTTCAAATTCTATCAGCGTAGCTATCCAAGCATAGAACGCGATGGGCCGCTGGCCCTGGAGGTTGATCAGGATGCCGGCACGGTGACGGTCACCGCGTCGTACCGCATTCCCGACTATTGGCAGCTTGACGAAGACAGCGGGGAGGAAACGTTTGACTTTACCGCTGACGAAATTGGATCTGCCACCCCGACGATCGAACGTTCTGAGCGTAGCGGGCCCTACGCTTTGGCATACCCTACAGCGATCCGGCAAAAGCTGGTGCTGATCACCGAAGACGATTTTGGATATGGTAAGACCTCTGATCTGCAGACCGTTCCCGGGCTAGCCTTCAGAAACAGTCTCTTCCTCAATGGCGGCCGGTATGAACATGAATTCACCTACCGCGTCACCCGAAGCCAGATCGCCGCCGTGGATGTACCACAGCACATGCAACTGGTGGAAACCGTGGATGAAGAGATTTGGCGCAGCTACACCCGCCCGGCCGCCGCAATTTGGGGCACAACAGCGGAAGAGGCCCCGCTTTTTCTTTTTGCGCTGGCGATCCTGGGGTCTTTGCTGGTCGCGACCTTGCATCGCAATAAGGATGCCGACGACCGGAAACACCAGCTGCTATACCCCGTAGGGACCTTCAAGTTCGTGGTGTTGTCCTTGGTCAGCCTTGGGCTGTATCAGGCCTATTGGGTGTACAAGAACTGGGTCTGGATACGGGACGTGAAGGGCGAACGCATCTGGCCATTCTGGCGCGCGGTCTTCATGAACTTCACCAATTTCAGCTTGTTCCCCCGGATCGTGAAAGAAGCGCCCGCCGCGTCCTTCCCGTTGCCCGTGTTGGCCCCAATCTACGCGATCATATATATGATCTTCAGCGTCGCCGACTATTCTGCTGATACGCCGGGCATCGGGACTGAATTCACCAGCTGGTTTGGTTTCGCCGCCATTTTGATCTTTGTCCCGATGTCGCGAGAGGTGTTGCGCAAGAATGCTGCCAACGGAAAATACGTGACGCGCAACTCGGCGTTTGGCTGGCCTGCCATTGCGTTGTTGGTGATGTGCCTGCCCATGTTCGTGACGCAGGTGGTGGCCCTGGCAAGTTTCCTACCGTGA
- a CDS encoding peptidoglycan DD-metalloendopeptidase family protein — MRVFLTIQALFLLTLANMAHAQSDPITTAKRAAQMLDAAATQLSEAQKSSDRVAALTSTVRAYEEGLSALREGLRRVAIRERAINIEFEAKEDRLSRLLGVLQTIGRSPAPLLMMHPSGAIGTARSGMILSDVTPALQSEALQLKTQLEEVSVLRSLQESAAAQLVTALENIQTARATLAQAVADRTDLPDRVITDLAQMAALIDSADTLQGFADGLTELSSGSANPADFETAKGKLPLPANGIILQGFNEVNAQGTKRPGLTVALQSQSLVTAPWPATVRYAGPLLDYGSVVILEPGKGYLLILAGLGAPLVKEGQIVSDGEALAMMGGNLLDADAFLINAAKGGGGNRQESLYIELRQGDTPTNPADWFVVDRE, encoded by the coding sequence ATGAGGGTTTTTTTGACAATACAGGCTCTATTCCTGCTCACTTTGGCCAATATGGCCCATGCACAGTCGGACCCCATTACCACCGCCAAACGCGCTGCGCAGATGCTGGACGCCGCCGCGACCCAGCTGTCAGAGGCGCAAAAATCATCTGACCGTGTTGCTGCCCTCACCTCTACAGTCCGCGCGTATGAAGAAGGCCTCAGTGCGCTCCGCGAAGGTCTGCGCCGTGTCGCGATCCGCGAACGCGCGATCAACATCGAATTCGAGGCCAAGGAGGACCGGCTGTCCCGCCTGCTTGGCGTGTTGCAAACCATCGGCCGCTCCCCCGCGCCGCTGTTGATGATGCACCCTTCCGGTGCCATCGGCACTGCGCGGTCGGGCATGATCTTGTCAGATGTCACCCCCGCGCTGCAAAGCGAGGCTTTGCAGCTGAAGACCCAGCTTGAAGAAGTGTCGGTTCTGCGGTCGTTGCAAGAAAGTGCCGCCGCCCAACTGGTTACTGCCTTGGAAAATATCCAAACCGCCCGCGCCACGTTGGCGCAAGCCGTCGCCGATCGCACTGACCTGCCGGACCGCGTTATCACCGATCTGGCCCAAATGGCTGCGTTGATCGACAGCGCCGACACGTTGCAAGGCTTCGCTGATGGCCTGACTGAACTCAGCAGCGGCTCTGCCAACCCGGCGGATTTTGAAACAGCAAAGGGCAAGCTGCCGCTGCCCGCAAATGGGATCATTCTTCAGGGCTTCAACGAAGTGAATGCGCAGGGCACCAAACGCCCCGGCCTAACTGTCGCGTTGCAGTCCCAATCGCTGGTAACGGCCCCCTGGCCTGCCACTGTGCGCTATGCGGGACCGTTGCTGGACTACGGCTCGGTCGTCATTCTTGAGCCCGGCAAGGGGTATCTGCTGATTCTCGCGGGCCTCGGCGCACCGCTGGTGAAGGAAGGTCAGATCGTCTCGGACGGTGAGGCGCTTGCCATGATGGGCGGAAATTTACTGGATGCTGACGCTTTTTTGATCAATGCGGCCAAAGGTGGTGGCGGCAATCGGCAAGAGTCGCTTTATATAGAGCTAAGACAGGGCGACACGCCCACTAATCCCGCGGACTGGTTCGTGGTGGACAGGGAATGA
- the gltB gene encoding glutamate synthase large subunit, with protein sequence MTKFDESWVAQEETKRDWMAENSLYRNEDEHASCGVGLVVSIDGKKSRKVVENGINALKAVWHRGAVDADGKTGDGAGIHVQIPVPFFYDQIERTGHRPNKEEMIAVGQVFLPRTDFGAQEACRTIVETEVLRMGYRIYGWRHVPVNVGCLGEKANATRPEIEQILISNSKGAEEEEFERELYVIRRRIEKAAATMKDLYICSLSCRSIIYKGMMLAEQVADFYPDLMDERFESAFAIYHQRYSTNTFPQWWLAQPFRMLAHNGEINTLKGNLNWMKSHEIRMASGAFGDMADDIKPIVAAGSSDSAALDSVFEVLVRAGRSAPMAKTMLVPEAWSQQAVEMPKKWQDMYSYCNSVMEPWDGPAALAMTDGRWVVAGLDRNGLRPMRYVVTGDGLMIAGSEAGMVPTDEATVREKGALGPGQMIGVHMGKGQLFHDEELKDKMSAALPFGEWVSKITHLDDVTLDVQEQALFSGAELRKRQIAAGYSIEELEQILAPMAEDGKETLASMGDDTPSAVLSKKYRPLSHFFRQNFSQVTNPPIDSLREYRVMSLKTRFGNLKNVLDEDSSQTEILVLDSPFVGNAQFQKLVEQFNADMVSIDCTFPVDGGSLREALNRIRNEAEDAVRSGAGHIVLTDQDQGSEKVGMPMILATSAVHAWLTAKGLRTFTSLNVRSAECVDPHYFAVLIGCGATTVNAYLAEDSLADRIDRGLLDTNLTEAVARYRNAIDQGLLKIMAKMGISVISSYRGGLNFEAVGLSRAMVNEFFPGMQSRISGIGVSGIQTKVEEVHRLGWQGGQDVLPIGGFYKARRSGEKHAWEAQTMHMLQAACARASYDMWKQYSQTMKSNPPIHLRDLLDIKPMGEPISIEEVESITSIRKRFVTPGMSLGALSPEAHKTLNVAMNRIGAKSDSGEGGEDPAHFVPEPNGDNPSAKIKQVASGRFGVTAEYLNHCEELEIKVAQGAKPGEGGQLPGMKVTDLIARLRHSTKGVTLISPPPHHDIYSIEDLAQLIYDLKQINPRCKVTVKLVAASGVGTIAAGVAKAKADVILISGHNGGTGASPATSIKYAGLPWEMGLTEAHQVLAMNNLRERITLRTDGGLRTGRDIVMAAMMGAEEYGIGTAALIAMGCIMVRQCQSNTCPVGVCTQDEDLREKFTGNADKVVNLITFYAQEVREILASIGATSLDDVIGRADLLTQVSRGSAHLDDLDLNPLLITVDGAHEIEYDRNKPRNAVPDTLDAEIVKDAQPFLKEGEKMQLSYAVQNTLRTIGTRVSSHIVERFGMRNTLQHDHLTIKLTGSAGQALGAFAAPGLKLEVFGDANDYVGKGLSGGRIVVRPAQESPLVAADNTIIGNTVLYGATAGHLFAAGRAGERFAVRNSGASVVIEGCGTNGCEYMTGGVAVILGSIGANFGAGMTGGMAYLYDAEGQAADLINMETLVTCPVTVDHWHDQLKGLIEEHLAETGSVKAGQILQDWDLEKSKFVQICPIEMLKHIPAPLGIEDEAIPAE encoded by the coding sequence ATGACCAAGTTTGACGAAAGCTGGGTGGCTCAGGAAGAAACGAAACGCGACTGGATGGCGGAAAACAGCCTCTATCGCAATGAGGACGAACACGCGTCTTGCGGCGTTGGTCTGGTCGTTTCGATTGACGGCAAGAAGTCTCGGAAAGTGGTTGAGAACGGGATCAACGCGTTGAAGGCCGTCTGGCACCGCGGCGCGGTTGACGCGGATGGCAAGACCGGCGATGGCGCGGGTATCCACGTTCAAATCCCCGTACCGTTTTTCTACGACCAAATTGAACGCACCGGCCATCGGCCAAATAAGGAAGAGATGATCGCTGTCGGGCAGGTGTTCCTGCCCCGCACCGACTTTGGCGCACAAGAAGCGTGCCGGACGATTGTCGAAACCGAAGTGCTGCGCATGGGGTACCGGATTTACGGATGGCGGCACGTGCCCGTAAACGTGGGCTGCCTGGGGGAGAAGGCGAACGCGACCCGCCCCGAAATTGAACAAATCCTGATTTCCAATTCCAAAGGGGCAGAGGAAGAAGAGTTCGAGCGGGAGCTCTATGTCATCCGGCGCCGCATCGAAAAAGCTGCCGCGACGATGAAGGACCTCTACATTTGTTCGTTGTCCTGCAGGTCGATCATTTACAAAGGCATGATGCTGGCCGAACAGGTGGCGGATTTTTATCCCGATTTGATGGATGAACGGTTCGAAAGCGCGTTCGCGATTTACCACCAGCGCTATTCGACCAACACCTTCCCGCAATGGTGGCTGGCGCAGCCATTCCGCATGCTGGCCCATAACGGCGAGATCAACACGCTGAAGGGCAACCTGAACTGGATGAAGAGCCACGAGATCCGCATGGCCTCTGGCGCGTTCGGGGACATGGCCGACGATATCAAACCCATCGTCGCCGCCGGTTCTTCGGATTCCGCTGCATTAGACTCTGTTTTCGAGGTCCTTGTGCGGGCAGGGCGCAGCGCGCCGATGGCCAAAACCATGCTGGTGCCGGAAGCCTGGTCACAGCAGGCGGTCGAGATGCCGAAGAAGTGGCAGGACATGTATTCTTACTGCAACTCCGTCATGGAGCCGTGGGACGGCCCCGCCGCATTGGCGATGACGGATGGCCGTTGGGTTGTGGCTGGTTTGGACCGCAACGGCCTGCGCCCGATGCGCTACGTCGTGACCGGTGACGGGCTGATGATCGCGGGGTCGGAGGCCGGGATGGTGCCGACCGACGAGGCGACCGTTCGAGAGAAAGGCGCACTTGGCCCGGGCCAGATGATCGGCGTTCATATGGGCAAGGGCCAGCTGTTCCATGACGAAGAGCTGAAGGACAAAATGTCCGCCGCCCTGCCATTTGGCGAATGGGTGTCGAAAATCACCCATCTGGATGACGTGACGCTTGATGTGCAGGAACAGGCTCTGTTTTCGGGTGCCGAGCTGCGCAAACGACAGATCGCCGCCGGATATTCCATTGAGGAATTGGAGCAGATTTTGGCCCCGATGGCCGAGGACGGCAAAGAGACGTTGGCGTCGATGGGTGACGACACACCAAGCGCGGTCTTGTCCAAAAAGTACCGCCCCTTGAGCCATTTCTTCCGCCAGAATTTCAGTCAGGTCACCAACCCGCCGATTGACAGCTTGCGCGAGTACCGCGTGATGAGCCTCAAGACCCGGTTTGGCAATCTTAAGAACGTGCTGGATGAGGATTCGAGCCAGACCGAGATTTTGGTTTTGGACAGCCCCTTTGTAGGCAACGCGCAATTCCAGAAATTGGTGGAGCAATTCAACGCGGACATGGTCAGCATTGATTGTACCTTTCCCGTGGATGGGGGATCTCTGCGCGAGGCGTTGAACCGCATTCGCAACGAGGCAGAAGATGCGGTTCGGTCGGGCGCGGGGCATATTGTCCTTACTGATCAGGATCAGGGCAGCGAAAAAGTTGGCATGCCTATGATCCTTGCAACCTCGGCGGTCCATGCCTGGTTGACGGCGAAGGGTCTCAGGACCTTCACCTCGTTGAATGTCCGGTCGGCCGAATGCGTTGACCCGCACTACTTTGCGGTTCTGATCGGCTGCGGGGCGACCACCGTGAACGCGTATCTGGCAGAAGATTCGCTGGCGGATCGCATTGATCGCGGTTTGTTAGACACTAATTTGACCGAGGCCGTGGCCCGCTACCGCAATGCGATCGACCAAGGCCTGCTGAAGATCATGGCGAAGATGGGGATATCGGTGATCTCGTCGTATCGCGGCGGTTTGAACTTCGAGGCGGTCGGGCTTTCGCGCGCGATGGTCAACGAATTCTTCCCCGGCATGCAGTCCCGGATTTCCGGCATCGGCGTCAGCGGCATTCAGACCAAGGTAGAAGAAGTGCATCGGTTGGGCTGGCAAGGTGGCCAAGACGTGCTGCCCATTGGCGGTTTCTACAAAGCGCGCCGGTCGGGCGAAAAACACGCGTGGGAAGCGCAGACCATGCATATGCTGCAGGCGGCTTGTGCGCGGGCCAGCTATGACATGTGGAAGCAGTATTCGCAGACCATGAAGTCGAACCCGCCCATTCATTTGCGCGACCTGTTGGACATCAAACCGATGGGCGAGCCCATTTCGATTGAGGAGGTGGAATCGATCACCTCGATCCGGAAACGGTTTGTCACGCCGGGGATGTCTTTGGGTGCACTAAGCCCGGAGGCGCATAAGACCCTAAACGTCGCGATGAACCGGATTGGGGCGAAGTCGGATTCTGGCGAGGGCGGGGAAGACCCCGCGCATTTCGTGCCGGAGCCGAATGGCGACAATCCGTCGGCGAAGATCAAACAGGTGGCCTCTGGCCGCTTTGGGGTCACCGCCGAGTATCTGAACCATTGCGAAGAGCTTGAGATCAAAGTCGCCCAAGGTGCCAAGCCCGGTGAGGGCGGGCAGCTGCCCGGCATGAAGGTCACCGACCTGATTGCGCGGCTGCGGCATTCGACCAAGGGGGTGACGCTGATTTCGCCCCCGCCGCATCACGACATCTATTCGATCGAGGATCTGGCGCAGCTGATCTACGACCTCAAGCAGATCAACCCGCGCTGTAAGGTGACCGTGAAGCTGGTTGCGGCCTCGGGCGTTGGCACGATTGCGGCTGGTGTTGCAAAGGCGAAGGCCGATGTGATCCTGATTTCGGGGCACAATGGCGGGACCGGGGCGTCGCCTGCGACGTCGATCAAATACGCGGGTCTGCCATGGGAAATGGGTCTGACCGAGGCGCATCAGGTCTTGGCGATGAACAACCTGCGCGAACGGATTACGTTGCGGACCGATGGTGGTTTGCGCACCGGGCGTGACATTGTCATGGCCGCGATGATGGGGGCCGAGGAATACGGCATCGGCACCGCCGCGCTGATCGCGATGGGCTGCATCATGGTGCGTCAGTGCCAGTCGAACACCTGCCCGGTGGGCGTGTGTACGCAGGACGAAGACCTGCGGGAGAAGTTCACCGGCAACGCTGACAAGGTGGTAAACCTGATCACATTCTACGCGCAGGAAGTGCGGGAAATCCTGGCGTCCATCGGCGCGACGTCACTTGATGACGTCATTGGGCGGGCCGACTTGCTGACGCAGGTGTCGCGTGGTTCGGCGCATCTGGATGATCTTGATCTGAACCCGTTGCTGATCACCGTCGATGGCGCGCATGAGATCGAGTATGACCGCAACAAGCCGCGCAACGCGGTGCCGGACACGCTGGATGCTGAAATCGTCAAGGACGCCCAACCCTTCCTGAAGGAAGGCGAGAAGATGCAGCTGTCTTATGCGGTGCAGAACACTCTGCGCACGATAGGCACCCGCGTCTCCAGCCACATTGTCGAGCGGTTTGGCATGCGCAACACGCTGCAGCACGATCACCTGACGATCAAATTGACCGGATCGGCCGGGCAGGCCTTGGGGGCATTCGCCGCGCCGGGGCTGAAGCTGGAAGTGTTTGGCGACGCCAATGACTACGTGGGCAAAGGTCTGTCGGGCGGGCGCATCGTTGTGCGGCCTGCGCAGGAAAGCCCGTTGGTGGCTGCTGACAACACGATCATCGGCAATACCGTGCTGTACGGCGCGACGGCGGGGCATCTGTTTGCTGCTGGTCGGGCCGGTGAGCGGTTCGCCGTTCGCAACTCCGGCGCCTCGGTGGTGATTGAGGGATGCGGGACCAACGGGTGTGAATACATGACGGGTGGTGTTGCGGTGATCCTGGGCTCAATCGGGGCCAACTTCGGGGCGGGCATGACGGGCGGTATGGCCTATCTGTACGACGCTGAGGGCCAAGCCGCCGACCTGATCAATATGGAAACCTTGGTGACCTGCCCGGTGACGGTCGATCACTGGCACGACCAACTGAAAGGCCTGATCGAGGAACACCTGGCGGAGACAGGAAGCGTGAAAGCTGGTCAGATTTTGCAGGATTGGGATCTGGAGAAATCCAAGTTCGTGCAGATTTGCCCAATTGAAATGCTGAAACACATTCCTGCCCCGCTGGGGATCGAGGATGAGGCTATTCCGGCCGAATAG